One Felis catus isolate Fca126 chromosome D1, F.catus_Fca126_mat1.0, whole genome shotgun sequence DNA segment encodes these proteins:
- the OTUB1 gene encoding ubiquitin thioesterase OTUB1, producing the protein MAAEEPQQQKQEPLGSDSEGVNCLAYDEAIMAQQDRIQQEIAVQNPLVSERLELSVLYKEYAEDDNIYQQKIKDLHKKYSYIRKTRPDGNCFYRAFGFSHLEALLDDSKELQRFKAVSAKSKEDLVSQGFTEFTIEDFHNTFMDLIEQVEKQTSVADLLASFNDQSTSDYLVVYLRLLTSGYLQRESKFFEHFIEGGRTVKEFCQQEVEPMCKESDHIHIIALAQALSVSIQVEYMDRGEGGTTNPHIFPEGSEPKVYLLYRPGHYDILYK; encoded by the exons ATGGCGGCGGAGGAACCTCAGCAGCAGAAGCAGGAGCCGCTGGGCAGCGACTCCGAAG gtGTTAACTGTCTTGCTTATGATGAAGCCATCATGGCTCAGCAGGACCGAATTCAGCAAGAG ATTGCAGTGCAGAACCCTCTGGTCTCGGAGCGTCTGGAGCTTTCGGTCTTGTACAAGGAGTATGCTGAGGATGACAACATCTATCAACAGAAGATCAAG GACCTCCACAAAAAGTACTCGTACATCCGCAAGACCAGGCCCGATGGAAACTGCTTCTATCGAGCTTTTGGATTCTCCCACTTGGAGGCGCTGCTGGATGACAGCAAGGAGTTGCAACG GTTTAAGGCCGTGTCTGCCAAGAGCAAAGAGGACCTGGTGTCCCAGGGCTTCACCGAGTTCACAATTGAGGATTTCCACAACACG TTCATGGACCTGATCGAGCAGGTGGAGAAGCAGACCTCCGTAGCCGACCTGCTGGCCTCCTTCAATGACCAGAGTACCTCGGACTACCTGGTGGTGTACCTGCGGCTGCTCACGTCGGGCTACCTGCAGCGCGAGAGCAAGTTCTTCGAGCACTTCATCGAGGGGGGGCGGACCGTCAAGGAGTTCTGCCAGCAG GAGGTGGAGCCCATGTGCAAAGAGAGTGACCACATTCACATCATCGCGCTGGCCCAGGCCCTCAGCGTCTCCATCCAGGTGGAATACATGGACCGCGGCGAGGGCGGCACCACCAACCCGCACATCTTTCCCGAGGGCTCCGAGCCCAAGGTCTACCTTCTCTATCGGCCTGGACACTACGACATCCTCTACAAATAG